DNA sequence from the Candidatus Kuenenbacteria bacterium genome:
CCAGCCGGCTCCAGTCGCATGAAGTTCCCATCTTGCGGATTTGTTTTAGGATCGTGGCCTTGGAATTTTCCGCATACTCTCGGACCACCTCCAATAATTTTTCTCGCCCCAATTCCGCCCGCGGATTTTTATATTTACCAGAATTCATCAACTCCTTTTCTACTCTCGCCTGTGTAGCCACAGCCGCGTGGTCTGTCCCCGGCACAATCACCGCACGCTTACCAAGCATTCTTTGGTAGCGTATCTCGGTATCCATAATAGTATTTTCCAAGGCGTGCCCCAAATGTAAAACACCAGTCACGTTGGGTGGTGGCATCATGAGAGAAAACATCGGCGCGTCGTCTGACAAATTCAAATTGTCCGGATTGAAATAACCGGATTTTTCCCATTGTTCATAAATTTTATCTTCGACTTCGGTCGGATTGTAGGCCTTTGGGAGTTCCATAGAAAATTTTTAATTTTATAATTTTTAAATAAACTCTAATTTTTAATGTTTAAAAATTTTGATTTAGACCTTATTTAGAAATTGAAAATTAAAAAAACTCGTCTCTAAAACAAAAAGTAATCTTTGTTTCAAGGACGAGTTTTCCCCGTGGTACCACCTTGATTTGGTCAAATTATTTTATCTTGAGGAGCTTGCGACGAAAGATCCCGTGCCAAAAAGCGCTAACGTGAATTATACTTTGTGCTGGCTTAGACGGGGTCCTTCACCCGATATCCATCGGGGTCAGGATAAAATCGTTGGACCCTTATTACAGCTATAACGGGCTTGACCCGATCCGCTCTACTAACTTTGATGTCGCCAAAGTTTTCTGCGGATAGCTTCCCCGGTGACAGCCGAGGTGATAACGCTTGTAGAATTAAATATAGCGGAGATAATTAGATTTGTAAAGGAGAAAAAATCTAAAATCCAAATTTCCCCGCTTCGCCAAAGCTCCAGCGAGGCGAGCAATAAAGTTCAAAATCCAAAGCCCCAACGAATGATTCTGGCATTTTGATTTTGGATTTGATTTGATATTGGGAGTTAGGATTTAGAAATTTAAAATCCCCCGCTCTTCGCAGGGGATTAAGTATTATTCTGTCACCGGTGTTTCTTCTTTTACCTCTTCAGCCGGAGCTTCTTCTGTTTTCGCTTCCTCAACCGGCGCGGCCTCGGTGGCCTTTGCTTCTTCAGCGGCTTTAACCGTGGCCTCTTCCGCCGCCTTCTTCTCGGCCTCTGCTTTGGCCTTAGCCTCCGCTTCCTGTTTTTTCTGTTCATCCGCTTTTTTCTTCATCTCCGCCAATCTTTTCTTGGTATTAATCTTGCCAGTTTTTACTTTCTTACCGTGGATAATTTCT
Encoded proteins:
- the rpsP gene encoding 30S ribosomal protein S16, translated to MLMIRLSRVGKKKQPTYRIIIQDKSKDPWGKALEILGNYNPHTKEIVLNKERLEHWRKVGAQMSASINNLLIRKEIIHGKKVKTGKINTKKRLAEMKKKADEQKKQEAEAKAKAEAEKKAAEEATVKAAEEAKATEAAPVEEAKTEEAPAEEVKEETPVTE